A single genomic interval of Pirellulales bacterium harbors:
- a CDS encoding TAXI family TRAP transporter solute-binding subunit, giving the protein MNRVVAVALLALIALTLYFWFHEPAPKEHALRMTAGDPLNHRYQLALLLKEEAAKHDLQLEIVGNWESQDALTKLATDELDIALTLGDFDIPDEHLRQVAVLNREVMHLFVRPELIDGGLKGLRGHTLNLNVPGSNTHKMSHRMLHLVGLESGRDYTEVELPHAEIMTRTADELPDGIFVITSLPWGEVGDRLVGQLGYRLMELPYGDAVSLRNPSVRDAVIPAYSYGINPPVPDRPLHTLGQQLLVVARRETPSAAIERLMTVIFESEFGRRARLSTLSPLASRDGNEFPMHAGTLKYLHRNEPLIKADSIDKLENLRSFLVSAALACFLFWRWQKRRNMIGFESYIDAVTELELAAMNMDRSGPVDFAELKRLRGRLTELKTEALEREAEGVLSGDDQMSSFLTHVSDVRNYLDSMLSREPPPSAPIRRADADPDLETVQNTERR; this is encoded by the coding sequence ATGAATCGCGTTGTCGCCGTCGCGCTCCTGGCCCTCATCGCTCTTACCCTGTATTTCTGGTTTCACGAACCTGCCCCCAAGGAGCACGCGCTGCGCATGACGGCGGGCGATCCCTTGAATCATCGCTATCAGTTGGCACTGCTCCTTAAAGAAGAGGCGGCCAAGCACGACCTGCAACTTGAGATTGTCGGCAACTGGGAATCACAAGATGCGCTGACCAAGCTGGCGACCGACGAGCTCGATATTGCCTTGACGCTGGGCGACTTCGACATTCCCGACGAGCATTTGCGGCAGGTCGCCGTGCTCAATCGCGAGGTGATGCATTTGTTCGTCCGGCCCGAACTCATCGATGGCGGGCTGAAAGGTCTGCGCGGCCACACGCTCAATCTGAACGTGCCCGGATCGAACACGCATAAGATGTCGCACCGCATGTTGCACCTGGTGGGGCTCGAGTCGGGGCGCGATTACACGGAAGTCGAGCTGCCGCACGCCGAGATCATGACCCGGACGGCGGATGAACTGCCCGACGGCATTTTCGTGATCACTTCGCTGCCGTGGGGCGAAGTCGGCGACCGTCTCGTAGGGCAACTTGGCTATCGGCTGATGGAGCTTCCCTATGGCGATGCCGTGTCGTTGCGCAATCCTTCGGTGCGCGACGCCGTGATTCCGGCCTATAGCTATGGCATCAATCCGCCGGTGCCCGATCGACCGCTGCACACGCTCGGGCAACAGTTGTTGGTGGTCGCCCGGCGCGAGACGCCCAGCGCCGCGATCGAACGATTGATGACCGTCATTTTCGAGAGTGAGTTCGGCCGGCGGGCGCGCCTGTCGACGCTCAGCCCTCTCGCCTCGCGCGACGGCAACGAATTCCCCATGCACGCCGGGACACTCAAGTATTTGCACCGCAACGAACCGCTGATCAAAGCCGACTCGATCGACAAGTTGGAAAATCTGCGCAGCTTCCTGGTCTCGGCCGCGTTGGCCTGTTTCTTGTTCTGGCGCTGGCAGAAGCGCCGCAACATGATTGGCTTCGAGTCCTATATCGACGCGGTCACCGAGCTGGAATTGGCGGCCATGAACATGGATCGGAGCGGACCGGTCGATTTCGCCGAGTTGAAGCGCCTGCGCGGTCGTTTGACCGAGCTGAAAACGGAAGCCCTCGAGCGCGAAGCCGAGGGGGTGCTCAGCGGCGATGACCAGATGAGCAGTTTTCTCACGCACGTCTCGGACGTGCGCAATTACTTGGATTCGATGCTCAGTCGCGAACCGCCGCCGTCCGCCCCTATCCGGCGCGCCGACGCGGATCCCGACTTGGAAACCGTTCAAAATACGGAGCGCAGATGA
- the hisB gene encoding imidazoleglycerol-phosphate dehydratase HisB has translation MTRTAHIARQTAETSIELDLALDGSGSAQIATGVGFFDHMLTLLARHAAIDLSIRAQGDLHVDQHHTVEDVGICFGQALRQALGDKAGIRRYGHFTLPMEETLVTSAIDLSGRYYLVFQAEFSRAKIGDFDSELVEDFWQAAAANALMNLHVVLHHGRNNHHIAEAIFKGTARALRMAVEPDPRMTGIPSTKGTLSS, from the coding sequence ATGACACGCACCGCCCACATCGCGCGCCAAACGGCAGAAACCTCGATCGAGCTGGACCTTGCGCTCGACGGCTCGGGCAGCGCGCAAATCGCGACCGGCGTCGGCTTTTTCGACCACATGCTCACGCTGCTGGCCCGGCATGCGGCGATCGATCTGTCGATCCGCGCGCAGGGCGATCTGCACGTCGATCAGCATCACACGGTGGAAGACGTCGGCATCTGCTTTGGCCAGGCGCTGCGACAAGCGCTGGGCGACAAGGCCGGCATCCGCCGCTACGGCCATTTCACGCTGCCGATGGAAGAGACGCTGGTCACGTCGGCCATCGATCTGAGCGGCCGTTATTATCTGGTGTTCCAGGCCGAGTTCAGCCGCGCCAAGATCGGCGACTTCGACAGCGAGCTGGTCGAGGATTTCTGGCAAGCCGCGGCGGCCAACGCACTGATGAACCTGCACGTCGTGCTGCACCACGGCCGCAACAACCACCACATCGCCGAAGCGATTTTCAAAGGCACGGCCCGCGCCCTGCGCATGGCCGTCGAGCCCGATCCGCGCATGACGGGCATTCCCAGCACCAAGGGAACGCTCAGCTCCTGA
- a CDS encoding inorganic diphosphatase: protein MTHAWHDVSPGPKSPEEFTSVIEIPKGSSVKYELDKETGLLKLDRVLYSAVYYPANYGFIPQTLAEDDDPLDVLVLCQEPVAPLTLVRSRPIGLMTMIDTGKRDHKILAVALDDPEYSSYREANELRAHNLAMLQRFFLDYKTLEGKAVEVEDFQPAAATIGVINEALERYSAVRRRGFQRTGKAS, encoded by the coding sequence ATGACGCACGCCTGGCACGACGTTTCTCCCGGCCCGAAGTCGCCGGAAGAATTTACCTCGGTGATCGAGATTCCCAAAGGCTCCAGCGTGAAGTACGAGCTGGATAAGGAAACGGGGCTCTTGAAGCTTGACCGTGTCCTTTATTCGGCCGTCTATTATCCGGCCAACTACGGGTTCATCCCACAGACGCTGGCCGAGGACGACGATCCGCTCGATGTCCTGGTGCTCTGCCAGGAACCGGTGGCGCCGTTGACGCTGGTCCGCTCGCGGCCGATTGGCCTGATGACGATGATCGACACTGGCAAACGCGATCACAAGATCCTGGCCGTCGCGCTCGACGATCCCGAGTACAGCAGCTATCGCGAAGCGAACGAGCTGCGGGCCCATAATCTTGCCATGCTGCAGCGGTTTTTCCTCGACTACAAAACGCTGGAAGGCAAGGCCGTCGAGGTCGAGGATTTTCAGCCCGCCGCCGCCACGATCGGCGTGATCAACGAGGCACTCGAACGCTATAGCGCCGTGCGACGTCGCGGCTTTCAACGCACGGGCAAAGCCTCGTAG